ccaccaaccgggactaatgtgctggcgttgtgcggtgggaagtttagtcccacctcgctagctgagagagctcagcacctgtttataagctgcattgcagctcaggtgctgagctcctctctaatatgcaggcacatgcctacccttgtcactgccatgttgggcctattgggcatgcgggcctgcatcctggcccatgtgcagatgggtttctagtcgtatgcaggccgtgtggcccattaggcggcatttttttattttttcagtatttttttttgttttttgaattatttattttcttttgatttttgctttatttttttgttctttttgcttttagcttagaataattataaactttctgttactccattagtttccaaatttgaatagtttaaattttaattctttacgaaaatactagaggtttataaaagctttttagttgattccttttgctattagagtttataaaagcatttcaaatgaactctgaaaaggttgaaagtttgaatggtatcatcatttcatccacatagcatgttcaagaaagttgagagggttacggcaaaaactggatgcacttcgtgtacaaaacggacaatctctttcaaagtatcaggatttcatacggaaactcgtctgttacaaagggatttcgttttttaaaacttatttgaactcctgactttttgtgtgttgaaaatgcaccattcaaagccacatcatcatttttcaatcctttctgacttcatttgttatttttcatgcatttactaattattttgagttataagacccttaaattgaaaagcatttcaaatgaactctgaaaaggttgaaagttggcatggtatcatcatttcatccacatagcatgttcaagaagttgagagggttacggcaaaaactggatgcacttcgtgtacaaaatggacaatctctttcaaagtatcaggatttcatacggaacctcgtctgttacaaagggatttcattttttaaaacttatttgaactcctgactttttgtgtgttcaaaatgcaccattcaaagcagagactgattttgaatggtgcttATTCAGCACACAAAAAGTttgtaaagatcgccaaccccaacataaaaaaatgagcatagatgcgcttatagaaaaaattcaacctaaattcataataaatttctatgaatttcagagaaactcactttgaatttaggtcaaattccctgtataagggcatctattttcattttgagaggagctcaacaaggcagagagggacgggcttataaactggtgtgagcgcccttcggttggcgaggtgggactaaactctggccgcaacaaggaccaaccctttagtcccggtttgtggcacaaaccgggactaatggtcatgggccaggggcgaggcgcattggtcccggttcgtgccttgaaccgggaccaaaaggtccagacgaaccgggaccagtggcccacgtggcccggccggccccctggactcacgaaccgggactaatgcaccccatgggtcccgattcgtgcggaaccgggactaatgggttggccaggcccgaacgaaagccctgttttctactagtggttgttcgaccaagcacggagaaatagaggtcacttctctctgtatatggatgttgtgtaattaatggttcctttattgctatatgtagtagctagcgtCGAGTTGAATGGAAAGCATAAGTGAAAATGAAACCCTAAATATAAAATAATTGAAGGGTAAACGCAAAAAAAGGGGgaaacacaatatgaaacccctaaacccCTCCTTTAAATAAAATCCCAGCACCTGACAGCTGCTGAGGCGTGGCTGCCTTTTAGTCCCGGTCGGTGTTATCAATCAGGACTAAATGTTATCCTGCCTGGGCGGCCCACAGAAGCCACGTGGAGCTCTTTTAGTCCAGGTTTGTAACCCAACCGGGAGTAAAAGTGGGGGCCTTTAGTTCCGATCGTTTAGTCCCGATTGCAGAACCGGGATTAAAGGCCCTTTAAAACTAGAActgatgccctgttttctactaggaGCTGAGCACGACGCGGCAGATCTCGGCCTTCCGCACAAGACCGGAGGCCGGAACGGCCGACCGTAAAACCCTTTGGTTTGGACTAAAGTATGTACGGTTGCGTGGAGATGTCCAACCCAGGGTTGTGAGTGTGCACGACTATCAACGTGTGCTGATCTAGCTTGATTTATTCATTGAAACTGGGAGCGGTAGCATGGGGCGACTCAAGTTTGGTGGTGCTAATGATCAAAGAGTCTCGAGCTTCGGAGTGAAACTCTAGGTCTAACCTGGCTGTACATTGACATGGTGGTGTTATACAATATACCCTTGTTGAAAGTGTTGTCTGTGGTTTGCCCAGACTTCTTCGGAATGAACACCGAAGATCTAACCTCCATGTATGGATCTGACAACAAAGACGCTTGTGTGTTTTTTTTTTCTAGAGGCATCATTTTTATGCACTTTTCCCACAGTCTGAGTGTTGTCATCCGTGGTGGTTGTTGTTGGGTGCTCGAGTTCGCTGCGACAGGATTTCAATGGTTGCATTTTATTTTTCGCGTTTGTATTGGTGTTGGTTGTGTGCCTTCTAATCATGCAAAAGTCAAGCATGTGACCATAGTGCTTGTATTTTCTTAATGCGACACCTTCAGTAAATAAAATTCGCCGTTCACCAAATGACTGCAATTTAAACACCAAGAGACAGGACGCATCTTGCTATAAACGAGAACTTGGGAGCTGTGGCTCGCTGACTCCAATTCATTAGAAAACTGACATATCGTACCTACTACTACTATATACTCTAGCACTACGATCGATCTGGAACCGTTCCGGCCCCAACGCATCTCTGCTCTCTGGCGCAAGATATATCTTATGCAATCATTCTCGGTCCATCTGCCGATTGGCTACGTGGCACTGCTGGCCGGCCCTGTTGGCATGAATACGTGGCTCATTACAGTATTGATTAGAGTTCGGTCAGAATTGAAGAATCCACAAGATAGCACGCCGTGCAGGTTCCTGCATGCTGGGAATCTTTAGGACAAGAAAAAAAAAGTTTCTCATGTTTTTGTTCACAGCGGCGATTAATAAGGACAAGCTTGAGCCAGCGAAAATTGGCATATGAGAACGGGCACTTTGTTACCGTTATTTTGAAGTTCGAAAAATGAATTTATATGGCttgaaaaaattccaaaattttatATACACGCACGTATAGCAGTGTAGTATAACATGCCAAAATTTCGCTAATATACATATGCTTGCATGTGATACATAAAAAAAGACAAAATACATGCAAATTTGGGGCCAGTTTTTTTCTATTTTGAGccaaaattttgtcttttttgtacagtgTATACAATAATGGGCACATGCATGCATATTCatgtattttttttttcaaatcttTTAAGCACTTGTTTTGGTGGGTTCAAAATAAAGTACTCCGTTGCCCCATGTTCTGAAAACCCATTTTATTGAGTCAGGCCCTGATCGATGATAAGCCTAGTCAGATGCTTATTACCGTAAGAACCAATGCAGAGATGCCTGCAGTAAATTGTCAGGAAACAACATCCACATCTTGTGAAATTATTTAGAACAAGTACGATCTGACATGGATACTCTAATTTAAATCACAGTACCCGTGCATATAGGTACTAGTGCTGCAAAAATCACAGTATCCGTGCATATAGGTACTAGTGCTGCAAAAATCTTGATCCAGATAACAAATCGACATGGCTTGTGCAAAGGGATGCCATTGCTGCATCAGCTCTCATAATTAAGCTAATTTTGACAAATTACCAGTAGAGCACACCACTAATTGTCTAAACCTATAAAGTTTCTCCACCGGTGCCTCCTTTTTCTCAACTTTGAGCGACTGCTGGCCTGACTTCACATGATGCATTTTTAATATGGTACAAGAAGACTGATGTATCGTTTTTGTTGGTCTGCCTCATCTCAACCTAGGaagaatatcatacggaaaccaatatTCAATGAAACCTTTGtgaaaaccatattttaaagttttgaAAAAATCTGAATAAATACGGGATGTTAAGagggtgatgttttattgccacgcaaAATTTCatgttgaaacacattacgagatatGACCCTCTTAGCATCTCGTATtgtttcagatttttttaaaaactttaaaatatggttttcataaagttttcattgaatattggtttccgtatgatattctcccCTCAACTTCTGCTGCAACTATATATTACCCGGCATCCTCCACTCTTCTCCTTACCCTCTTACAACACATCAACCTGAAACCTGCACCGCACAGTCCAGAATACTCCAAGAAAAAAAAGTTAGAGCTTTTAGTTTGAGAACCAATAAATGGTGGACCTGTCCATGATCGACATGGAATGGCTCCAAGAGCCATTGAGATGGCTGTTCGTTGCCTCGGTCATCTTCGTGTTGCTGCAGCGGCGGCGTGGCAAGGCGCCGCCGCTGCCCCCAGGACCGTATTCGCCGCCGATTGTCGGCAATATCTTCATGATGGACCAGCTGACCCACCGGGGCTTCGCGGCGCTGGCCAAGCAGTACGGCGGCCTTCTCCACCTCCGCCTCGGCAAGGTCCACACCTTCGCCGTATCGACGCCAGAGTACGCCCAGCAGGTGCTGCAGGCCCAGGACGCCGCCTTCTCGCACCGGCCTGCCACCATCGCCACCACCTACCTCACCTACAACCGCGCCGACATGGTGTTCGCCCGCTACGGGCCCTTCTGGCGCCAGATGCGCAAGCTGTGCGTGATGAAGCTCTTCAGCCGGCGCCGTCCCGGGACGTGGCTCGCCGTGCGCGACGAGTCCGCGGCGCTCGTCCGTGCCGTGGCCCGGCGGAGCGGCGAGCCTGTCAACCTCGGCGACCTCATCTTCAACCTCAGCATGAACGTCACCTTCCGCGCGGCGTTCGGCGCTGAAGCCGCCGGTGACGGCAATGGCCGGAAGCGGGACGAGTTCATCGCTATCATGCAGGAGTTCTCCAAGCTCTTCGGCGCGTTCAGCATCGGCGACTTCATCCCATGGCTCGGCTGGGCGGACCCGCAGGGCATCAGCGTGCGCCTCCGCGCTGCGCGCGCAGCCCTCGACGAGTTCATCGACAAGATCATCGACGAGCACATAAAGAGGGGCAAGAACTCTGACGACATGGACGCCGACATGGTAGACGCCATGCTCGCCTTCCTCCCTGAAGCGAAGCCGGAGAAGGCCGCTGGCGACGACCTGCAGCACACGCTCCGCCTCAACCGTGACAACATCAAGGCCATTATCATGGTACGTACACGCACGATCAAACATCCATTATTTGTTTCTAGCATCTGCTCCCTTCGTTCTTTTTTATAAAACGTTTTAGGGCCAGTTTTTTTATGGCTTAATTTAGAAGCCTCGATAAATTTTGGgaacggcttattttttaagctagAAAGAGGCAgtttattttttaagccgcccaaaAAAACTCAGGCAGTTTATATTTTAAGCCGCCCAAAAGAACTCGCCCTTAGTCTGTCCGCTTCAAACTGTTTTGGGCGTATGTGAAATGTGTAAAACGTCTTATAAAAGGGAATAGAAGGAGTATACAGTTTATTATATCAGCCAGCGGCGGCGGTGTAGTCCTTTTTTTTTTGCAAGGAAATTTTGATTTATTCTTCTTTAATTATGATAGTACGATgaacaccaaaaaaataaaaattaggAGTGACTAGATCTCAGTTGAgagagacttaaccaagtctcagtcaagtgacacAACATATACAAGAGAAGAAAGAAAAAATTAGAAGAAAACTTTACATAACTCTCCATGCAAGATCTCATGAATATAGAATCGACTCAGACTTTATtaagtcttagtcgactgagaaTTAGCAATCCCGATAAAACTTATACATATAGACTACATGCACTGAAATGAGTTAAAGACGCactgccgtcatcgcccctccctcgtcggagccggGCACAACATGTTTTTGTAGACAGTCAGGATGCCATCGTGCTAGTCTAAAACACCATGACAACACCGCACGAGGAGTCGGTGTgcagcagcggtggcggcgctaGTAGCTTGCCCATGGTTGCGATTCTAAAACAACGTGCTCATTCTTGAGTTACACACTATCAACATTTTGTCTTGTGCAAATTGAGTATTCACAGATGTGCAACTAATTATTTTAATTTTTACAATTATTAATTCAACATTTTATTATATATTTTTCTAATCTTAGATGTAAGGTTCCCATTTTGTTTTGTGCAATTTGAATAGCGATGGTACTTACCATTTTTCTCTCGTAGATTTTTTATAATTTGGCTTCCAACTGTAAATTGCAAAAAACACAGGAAAAAATGatagaaacaaataaaggaaaaaTGCATGTTGGATTTTACAGAAACGTAGCCTTTTTGTTCTCTCCGAGGAAAAGGGCCATAACGGCCAATATGAGCAGGCCCAACCAGCCTCAAAAAGGAGACCAAAACAAACAAACGCCCTCCAAATAGCAATTCACTTtccgtttttatttatttattagatCTGAATATTTTAATTGCTATAGAAAAAATTCTAAAAAAC
This DNA window, taken from Triticum aestivum cultivar Chinese Spring chromosome 1D, IWGSC CS RefSeq v2.1, whole genome shotgun sequence, encodes the following:
- the LOC123162481 gene encoding cytochrome P450 84A1, with amino-acid sequence MVDLSMIDMEWLQEPLRWLFVASVIFVLLQRRRGKAPPLPPGPYSPPIVGNIFMMDQLTHRGFAALAKQYGGLLHLRLGKVHTFAVSTPEYAQQVLQAQDAAFSHRPATIATTYLTYNRADMVFARYGPFWRQMRKLCVMKLFSRRRPGTWLAVRDESAALVRAVARRSGEPVNLGDLIFNLSMNVTFRAAFGAEAAGDGNGRKRDEFIAIMQEFSKLFGAFSIGDFIPWLGWADPQGISVRLRAARAALDEFIDKIIDEHIKRGKNSDDMDADMVDAMLAFLPEAKPEKAAGDDLQHTLRLNRDNIKAIIMDVMFGGTETVASAIEWAMAEMMHSPDDLLQLQQELADKVALDRNVDEADLNNLSFLKCVIKETLRLHPPIPLLHRENAEDCVVGSYSVPRGSSVNINVFAMGRDARVWKDADTFRPSRFMKGEGEAAGVDFKGGCFQFLPFGSGRRSCPGMALGLYSLELVIARLAHGFNWALPDGKKPSELDMGDIFGLTAPRATRLWVVPTPRLTCPLVVDVDAACQT